Proteins encoded by one window of Gemmatimonadaceae bacterium:
- a CDS encoding glycosyltransferase family 4 protein encodes MRLLVVNWQDRENPLAGGAEIHLHEIFERLAAKGHEVTMLCGGWPGCPPRAVLGGIEVHRTGIRQTFALKAWAYYRRHLAGLGFDVLVEDINKMPLYTPLWGARRVVACVPHLFGGTAFQELSVPLASAVWLSERPIPAIYRHTPFEAISESTADDLVARGIARSQVRVIYPGASCEYYTPDPAQRSPSPVFAYLGRLKKYKGVDLVIRAFARVADQRSVLEIAGEGDFRPALERLVASLDLGARVRFLGFVSEVEKLALLRRSWATAFASPKEGWGLTNIEASACGTPVVASNSPGIRESVRDGETGFLVPHGDIQAMADAMQRLCESAPLVTRLGENGRRFAESFTWERAADQTAVHLQQVIQTGG; translated from the coding sequence GTGCGGCTCCTGGTGGTGAACTGGCAGGACCGTGAGAATCCGCTGGCGGGTGGGGCTGAAATCCACCTCCACGAGATCTTCGAGCGCCTGGCGGCCAAGGGGCACGAGGTCACGATGCTCTGCGGGGGCTGGCCCGGCTGTCCGCCGCGCGCGGTCCTCGGCGGCATCGAGGTGCATCGCACGGGCATTCGGCAGACCTTTGCGCTCAAGGCATGGGCCTACTATCGCCGGCACCTCGCCGGGCTCGGCTTCGATGTGCTGGTTGAGGACATCAACAAGATGCCCCTCTACACGCCGCTTTGGGGGGCGCGGCGCGTGGTCGCCTGCGTTCCGCACCTCTTTGGCGGCACGGCGTTTCAGGAGCTGTCGGTGCCGCTCGCCTCGGCGGTCTGGCTGTCGGAGCGCCCCATTCCCGCGATCTACCGGCACACGCCGTTCGAGGCCATCAGCGAGAGCACGGCCGACGACCTCGTGGCGCGCGGCATCGCGCGGTCGCAGGTGCGTGTCATCTATCCGGGCGCGTCCTGCGAGTACTACACGCCCGATCCGGCCCAGCGATCGCCATCGCCGGTCTTTGCCTACCTCGGCCGGCTCAAGAAGTACAAGGGTGTGGACCTGGTGATCCGGGCCTTCGCGCGCGTGGCCGATCAGCGCTCCGTGCTGGAGATCGCGGGTGAAGGCGACTTCCGGCCGGCGCTCGAACGCCTGGTGGCCTCGCTTGACCTGGGCGCTCGCGTGCGGTTTCTTGGCTTTGTGAGCGAAGTCGAGAAGCTAGCCCTGCTGCGCCGCTCGTGGGCGACCGCCTTTGCCTCGCCCAAGGAAGGGTGGGGGCTCACCAATATCGAGGCCTCGGCGTGCGGCACGCCGGTGGTTGCGTCGAACTCCCCGGGCATTCGCGAATCGGTGCGCGATGGTGAGACGGGCTTCCTGGTGCCCCACGGCGACATCCAGGCCATGGCGGACGCGATGCAGCGACTGTGCGAGTCGGCACCCCTCGTGACGCGGCTCGGGGAGAACGGTCGGCGGTTTGCCGAGTCTTTCACGTGGGAGCGCGCCGCCGATCAGACGGCGGTGCATCTTCAGCAGGTGATCCAGACCGGAGGATAG
- a CDS encoding bifunctional 3,4-dihydroxy-2-butanone-4-phosphate synthase/GTP cyclohydrolase II, whose amino-acid sequence MPFATIDQALHDLRTGKFIVVADDEDRENEGDLILAAEFVTPEKVNFLMQAKGMICVALSHERVAQLELPMMGSENTDALRTAYTVTVDAVPRYGVTTGISARDQAATIRRLADPLAVPSELRRPGHVHPLRAREGGVLERVGHTEAAVDLMRLAGLQPAGVICEILNEDGSTAKRPHLEEFCDRHGLTFITVAQLVAHRLQTERLVHRVAEARLPTEFGQFRVIGYRNDVDEHEHVALVMGEVEGGEDVLVRMHSKCLTGDTFHSLRCDCRWQLHEAMRLVADAGQGVIVYLDQEGRGIGLLNKLKAYELQDMGADTVEANERLGFAPDLRNYGIGAQILLDLGLKSIRPITNNPKKLVGLEGYGLRLGERVPVISPATSENAAYLETKVRKLGHLRAL is encoded by the coding sequence ATGCCCTTTGCAACCATAGACCAGGCGCTCCACGACCTCCGCACCGGCAAGTTCATCGTGGTTGCCGACGACGAGGATCGCGAGAACGAGGGCGATCTCATCCTGGCGGCCGAGTTCGTGACGCCGGAGAAGGTGAACTTCCTCATGCAGGCCAAGGGGATGATCTGCGTGGCGCTCAGCCACGAGCGGGTCGCCCAGCTCGAGCTGCCAATGATGGGGAGCGAGAACACCGACGCCCTGCGCACGGCGTACACCGTGACGGTCGACGCGGTGCCGCGCTACGGGGTCACGACCGGCATCAGTGCGCGCGACCAGGCCGCGACGATTCGCCGCCTCGCCGACCCGCTCGCGGTGCCGTCGGAGCTTCGGCGCCCCGGGCACGTGCATCCGTTGCGGGCGCGCGAAGGCGGAGTGCTGGAGCGCGTGGGACACACCGAGGCCGCCGTGGACCTGATGCGGCTGGCGGGGCTGCAGCCGGCCGGGGTCATCTGCGAGATTCTCAACGAGGACGGATCGACCGCCAAGCGTCCGCACCTGGAGGAGTTCTGCGACCGGCACGGCCTGACGTTCATCACCGTCGCGCAGCTCGTCGCGCATCGCCTGCAAACGGAGCGCCTGGTGCATCGCGTCGCCGAGGCGCGGCTCCCAACGGAGTTCGGCCAGTTCCGGGTCATCGGCTATCGCAATGACGTCGACGAGCATGAGCACGTGGCGCTCGTGATGGGGGAGGTGGAGGGTGGGGAGGATGTGCTGGTGCGCATGCACAGCAAGTGCCTCACCGGCGACACGTTCCACTCGCTCCGCTGCGACTGTCGCTGGCAGCTGCACGAGGCGATGCGCCTGGTCGCCGACGCGGGGCAAGGCGTCATCGTCTACCTCGACCAGGAAGGGCGGGGGATCGGCCTGCTGAACAAGCTCAAGGCGTACGAGTTGCAGGACATGGGGGCCGACACGGTCGAGGCGAACGAGCGGCTCGGCTTCGCCCCGGACCTGCGGAACTACGGCATCGGCGCGCAGATCCTCCTCGACCTGGGCCTGAAGTCGATTCGCCCGATCACCAACAACCCGAAGAAGCTCGTTGGCCTCGAAGGGTACGGGCTTCGCCTCGGCGAGCGCGTTCCCGTCATCTCGCCGGCGACCAGCGAGAACGCAGCGTACCTCGAAACCAAGGTGCGGAAGCTCGGGCACCTGCGGGCGCTCTGA
- the nusB gene encoding transcription antitermination factor NusB has product MARLETRGRARALQALYAWDLRAGLSLDRVATLLWDDLLVAPEERAFADALLRVIQAQGAELDADLGEVTTNWRLDRLGAIERCVLRLAAAELVQGVTPPRVVLQEAVRLAERFGSAQSARFVNGVLDALARRLGRL; this is encoded by the coding sequence ATGGCGCGACTTGAGACGCGCGGCCGAGCGCGTGCGCTGCAGGCACTCTACGCCTGGGACCTGCGTGCCGGGCTGTCGCTGGACCGCGTGGCAACGCTGCTCTGGGACGATCTCCTCGTCGCCCCCGAGGAACGCGCTTTCGCCGACGCGCTCTTGCGCGTCATCCAGGCGCAGGGGGCCGAGTTGGATGCGGACCTGGGCGAGGTCACGACCAACTGGCGGCTCGATCGCCTCGGCGCCATCGAGCGCTGCGTGCTGCGCCTTGCGGCGGCGGAGCTGGTGCAGGGCGTCACGCCGCCGCGCGTCGTCCTGCAGGAAGCGGTGCGCCTCGCCGAGCGCTTCGGGAGCGCGCAGAGCGCGCGCTTCGTGAACGGGGTGCTCGACGCGCTTGCCCGGCGCCTGGGGCGTCTCTAG
- the hprK gene encoding HPr(Ser) kinase/phosphatase: protein MALTVRGLVERMGDAMALTVLGSPDGLSREIPTSDASGPGLVLAGYTGRFVHRRVQVLGETEITYLASLDEDTRRRNLRTYFSYPIPCVMVTKGQSLPDGMDEEARRAGVAVLVSGLNTREFYRVMTPFLENEFSPSISLHGSLADVFGVGLLFTGESGIGKSECVLDLVERGHRLVADDLVLARRKGADIVIGRGHELQRHFMEIRGVGLIDVSAIFGIHSVRQQKRIEVVVDLVVWDKTLQVDRTGLDGQSVNILGVDLPKITVPLNPGKNITVISEVIAMNHLLRYTGVDAAHQFNERLKAKMVQRSGDVRKYLLDDDE, encoded by the coding sequence ATGGCGCTGACTGTCCGCGGACTGGTGGAGCGCATGGGCGATGCCATGGCGCTCACCGTGCTGGGCAGCCCGGACGGGCTGTCGCGCGAGATCCCGACGTCGGATGCGTCGGGGCCCGGCCTCGTGCTGGCGGGTTACACCGGGCGGTTCGTGCACCGGCGCGTGCAGGTGCTCGGCGAGACCGAGATCACCTACCTCGCGTCGCTCGACGAGGACACCCGGCGGCGCAACCTGCGCACGTATTTCAGCTATCCGATTCCGTGCGTGATGGTCACCAAGGGGCAGTCGTTGCCCGACGGGATGGACGAGGAGGCGCGGCGCGCCGGCGTGGCGGTGCTCGTGTCCGGGCTCAACACCCGCGAGTTCTATCGCGTGATGACGCCCTTCCTCGAGAACGAGTTCTCCCCCTCCATCTCGCTGCACGGCTCGCTGGCCGACGTCTTCGGCGTCGGCCTGCTCTTCACCGGCGAGAGCGGCATCGGCAAGTCGGAGTGCGTGCTCGACCTGGTCGAACGCGGCCATCGCCTCGTCGCGGACGACCTGGTGCTCGCGCGGCGCAAGGGCGCGGACATCGTGATCGGCCGCGGGCACGAGCTGCAGCGCCATTTCATGGAGATCCGCGGCGTCGGGCTGATTGACGTCAGCGCGATCTTCGGCATCCACTCCGTGCGGCAGCAGAAGCGCATCGAGGTGGTCGTGGACCTGGTCGTCTGGGACAAGACGCTGCAGGTCGATCGCACCGGCCTCGACGGGCAGTCGGTGAACATCCTCGGGGTTGACCTGCCCAAGATCACGGTGCCGCTGAACCCCGGCAAGAACATCACCGTGATCTCGGAAGTGATTGCGATGAACCACCTGCTGCGATACACCGGCGTGGACGCGGCGCATCAGTTCAACGAGCGCCTGAAGGCGAAGATGGTCCAGCGCAGCGGGGACGTGCGCAAGTACCTGCTCGACGACGATGAGTGA
- the ribH gene encoding 6,7-dimethyl-8-ribityllumazine synthase: MAEFEGTPNGAGRRFVVVGSRFNEIITQPLVDGALDCLVRHGARADDIDVVWVPGAWELPAAVARVLMSERYDAVVACGAVIRGETPHFDFVAGEASRGLSLLQGEYGVPVGFALLTTDTLDQAKARAGGDHGNKGWDAALAAMAMADLYSQLDLGEDAEDDD, from the coding sequence ATGGCGGAGTTCGAAGGCACTCCCAATGGCGCCGGACGGCGGTTTGTCGTCGTCGGCAGCCGCTTCAATGAAATCATCACGCAGCCCCTGGTGGATGGCGCGCTCGACTGCCTGGTTCGCCACGGTGCGCGGGCCGATGACATCGACGTCGTCTGGGTGCCCGGCGCCTGGGAGCTGCCGGCGGCGGTTGCCCGCGTGCTGATGAGCGAACGGTACGATGCGGTCGTCGCGTGCGGCGCGGTCATTCGCGGCGAGACGCCGCATTTCGACTTCGTCGCGGGCGAGGCCTCGCGCGGGCTCTCGCTGTTGCAGGGCGAGTACGGCGTGCCCGTCGGCTTCGCCCTGCTCACCACCGATACGCTCGACCAGGCCAAGGCGCGCGCCGGCGGCGATCACGGCAACAAGGGCTGGGATGCGGCGCTCGCGGCGATGGCGATGGCCGACCTGTACAGCCAGCTGGATCTGGGCGAAGACGCTGAGGATGACGACTGA